From Pseudomonas vanderleydeniana, the proteins below share one genomic window:
- a CDS encoding DUF1329 domain-containing protein has product MKMTKNLLQVGVLGLSLLASSVMAAVSADEAAKLGSSLTPMGAEMAGNAAGTIPAWKPMPKNIGSADSKGFLSDPYASEKPLFIITAQNVEQYKNQLAPGQYAMIKRYPDTFKMPVYPSHRGATVPDDVFAAIKENATRTNLVSGGNGLENFKTAVPFPIPKSGVEVIWNHITRYRGGSVTRLVTQATPQANGSFSLVYFQDQFVFRDKMKDYDPANPGNILFYFKQKVTAPARLAGGVLLVHETLDQVKEPRSAWVYNAGQRRVRRAPQVSYDGPGTAADGLRTSDNLDMYNGAPDRYDWKLEGKKEMYIASDSYRLDDPKLKYADIIKAGHINQDLARYELRRVWHVVATLKEGQRHIYAKRDFYIDEDTWQAAVIDHYDGRGQLWRVAEAHAENYYDKQVPWYALETLYDLQSGRYLALGMKNEEKQAYDFGFTANTSDFTPAALRQDGVR; this is encoded by the coding sequence ATGAAGATGACCAAGAATCTGTTGCAGGTCGGCGTACTCGGGCTGTCCCTGCTGGCGAGCAGCGTGATGGCCGCGGTGTCGGCTGACGAAGCGGCCAAGCTGGGCAGCAGCCTGACCCCGATGGGCGCGGAAATGGCCGGCAACGCGGCCGGTACCATTCCTGCCTGGAAACCGATGCCGAAGAACATCGGCAGCGCGGACAGCAAGGGTTTCCTCTCCGACCCGTATGCCAGCGAAAAGCCGCTGTTCATCATCACCGCGCAGAACGTCGAGCAGTACAAGAACCAGTTGGCGCCAGGCCAGTACGCGATGATCAAGCGCTATCCGGATACCTTCAAGATGCCGGTGTATCCGTCCCATCGCGGTGCCACCGTGCCGGATGACGTGTTTGCCGCGATCAAGGAAAACGCCACCAGGACCAATCTGGTCAGTGGCGGCAACGGCCTGGAAAACTTCAAGACGGCGGTCCCGTTCCCGATTCCGAAAAGCGGCGTGGAAGTGATCTGGAACCACATCACCCGCTATCGCGGCGGCAGCGTGACCCGCCTGGTGACCCAGGCCACGCCACAGGCCAACGGTTCGTTCAGCCTGGTGTATTTCCAGGACCAGTTCGTGTTCCGCGACAAGATGAAGGACTACGATCCGGCCAACCCCGGCAACATCCTGTTCTACTTCAAGCAGAAAGTGACCGCGCCGGCGCGCCTGGCCGGTGGCGTGCTGCTGGTCCATGAAACCCTCGACCAGGTCAAGGAGCCGCGTTCGGCGTGGGTCTACAACGCCGGCCAGCGTCGCGTGCGGCGTGCCCCGCAGGTTTCCTATGACGGCCCGGGTACCGCGGCTGACGGCCTGCGGACCTCCGACAACCTCGACATGTACAACGGCGCGCCGGATCGCTACGACTGGAAGCTCGAAGGCAAGAAGGAGATGTATATCGCCTCCGACAGCTACCGGCTCGACGATCCGAAGCTCAAGTACGCCGACATCATCAAGGCCGGCCACATCAACCAGGACCTGGCTCGCTACGAGCTGCGCCGGGTCTGGCATGTGGTCGCGACCCTGAAGGAAGGCCAGCGCCACATCTACGCCAAGCGTGACTTCTACATCGACGAGGACACCTGGCAGGCAGCCGTGATCGACCACTACGACGGTCGTGGTCAGCTGTGGCGCGTGGCCGAGGCGCATGCCGAGAACTACTACGACAAGCAGGTGCCGTGGTATGCCCTGGAAACCCTCTATGACCTGCAGTCCGGCCGTTACCTGGCACTGGGCATGAAGAACGAGGAGAAACAGGCGTACGACTTCGGTTTCACCGCCAATACCAGCGATTTCACTCCCGCCGCCTTGCGTCAGGACGGCGTTCGCTGA